A genomic region of Fundulus heteroclitus isolate FHET01 chromosome 24, MU-UCD_Fhet_4.1, whole genome shotgun sequence contains the following coding sequences:
- the dusp27 gene encoding inactive dual specificity phosphatase 27 isoform X1 gives MELANESKERSDRTVPDGGKEEEEEETVRGVQAQYLRCPSPRYEEESCFSTASDSRFSMISGSDAASIFMEPIHLSSAVAAKKIINEELPPRAVRTESIPESMLESAEQLMVEDLYNRVRDMIDDRSAYNTPCVLDIQRAMIQDRLESPINPVDEVWPNIYIAEKSVAVNKARLKRMGITHILNTAHGTGVYTNESFYAGMNIQYKGIEVDDFPDADIAAHFRPTAEFLDEALLTHKGKVLVVSMMGVSRPAILVASYLMIFQNMTIMEALTAIREKRAVNPNEGFLKQLREFNENLLEEREDDDETLSQCSVIDARARARIFGEAEGDDDDDETDKEEEQSMVGVKARSIMMEEEEDSESVMSSVASSAAAAALRSGLIQNGVQSQESGQQEIVLPDQTAREDGGEEDDDDGLDSMIREWQRRNERYQSDEWWEAQLNGEEEEDGGSVKKTKQEDGEAESVTSEDIRAVKERLKKRNKRASSDAMSTSSCTSYSDLWKQRLKEIEEQAAARYRKKEDEDGGESTATEGGHRNMDVEIDSILSDSSSMYNFCQKNKEKMTPLERWRVKRIQFGWNKKDREDGEKSSVADGEEEPRAPPSFQDVNLTAYQAWKLRQQKRLGEENTDEILELSRGEDSAAIKRRQRREEILERSKKTLEESQSLCGDTESCVSGGTIPLSAFWAGAGVTAPPSVANDDNVSMLSGRSSAISSVSQPRSTRYAQSAVQAVPPILPVPTVQGPGGEPMVNLASIQNWIANVVTETIKQKQSEMSLPPPSCAGSELSFGAAPSMLAGRGLEDDRASSLSGASYSSAFSKGRGRATSVLSGPASSSVSGLSGRHSTIGSDVGSKKSKITTTSVPLFSLFQDQVNLGKLDAIEKEIKSEMRGKMETYEKKKILEDNKRSTLYKKKKPKEDEDEEQDRKRKEEEFLEETKKKEKPKRSYGLSGCLNLNPALEKDRNTSIDDWLKSVRPPSKKLSSAGEADPSQDPYDDLEASASEFDFSSHRGSYAEEEDDEGTFGVPSRYQPRFQEDPSSDDADYSCNGFTHRLSRAGRSYGAYEESEEGAESFSASRRSARRSRNEGSETEGSRRRTEEAAEDEEDDIATFIAQTRQRIRARAAAEAEDDEVLAAWRAQQEAKSQRRILEHEE, from the exons AGCTGCCGCCCCGGGCCGTCCGGACCGAGTCCATCCCAGAGTCCATGCTGGAGTCGGCCGAGCAGCTGATGGTGGAGGACCTCTACAACCGCGTCCGGGACATGATCGACGACCGCAGCGCCTACAACACCCCCTGCGTGCTGGACATCCAGAGAGCCATGATCCAGGACCGCCTGGAGTCTCCCATCAACCCCGTGGACGAGGTGTGGCCCAACATCTACATCGCTGAGAA ATCCGTCGCAGTGAACAAGGCCCGTCTGAAGAGAATGGGCATCACGCACATCCTGAACACCGCCCACGGCACCGGGGTCTACACCAACGAGTCCTTCTACGCCGGCATGAACATCCAGTACAAGGGGATCGAGGTGGACGACTTCCCTGACGCCGACATCGCCGCTCACTTCCGGCCCACGGCCGAGTTCCTGGACGAGGCTCTGCTCACGCACAAAG GAAAAGTCCTGGTCGTCTCCATGATGGGCGTCAGCCGGCCCGCCATTCTGGTGGCGTCCTACCTGATGATCTTCCAGAACATGACGATCATGGAGGCCCTGACCGCCATCCGGGAAAAACGCGCCGTCAACCCCAACGAGGGCTTCCTGAAGCAGCTGAGGGAGTTCAACGAGAACCTGCTGGAGGAGCGCGAGGACGACGACGAGACGCTCAGCCAGTGCTCCGTGATCGATGCTCGCGCCCGCGCCCGGATCTTCGGTGAGGCGGAAGGAGACGACGACGATGATGAGACGGATAAAGAGGAAGAGCAGAGCATGGTGGGGGTGAAGGCTCGGTCCAtcatgatggaggaggaggaggattcAGAGAGCGTGATGAGCAGCGTCGCTTCTTCTGCAGCGGCGGCGGCCCTCCGCAGTGGACTGATCCAGAACGGCGTTCAGAGCCAGGAGTCGGGTCAACAGGAGATAGTCCTGCCGGACCAGACGGCCAGGGAGGACGGAGGCGAGGAAGATGACGACGACGGCTTGGACAGCATGATCCGCGAGTGGCAGCGCAGAAATGAGCGGTACCAGAGCGATGAGTGGTGGGAGGCCCAGCTAAacggcgaggaggaggaggacggggGCTCTGTCAAGAAGACGAAGCAAGAAGACGGCGAAGCGGAGAGCGTCACCAGCGAGGACATACGAGCTGTTAAAGAGAGgctgaagaaaagaaacaagagagCGTCCTCGGACGCCATGTCCACCTCCAGCTGCACGAGCTACTCCGACCTTTGGAAGCAGCGTCTGAAAGAGATCGAGGAACAAGCCGCGGCTCGCTACCGCAAGAAAGAGGACGAGGACGGCGGCGAGAGCACGGCTACGGAGGGAGGACACAGGAACATGGACGTCGAAATCGACAGCATCCTCTCTGACTCCAGCTCCATGTACAACTTCTGCCAGAAGAACAAGGAGAAGATGACGCCTTTGGAGCGTTGGCGCGTCAAGAGGATCCAGTTTGGCTGGAACAAGAAGGACCGAGAGGACGGAGAGAAAAGCTCTGTGGCCGACGGCGAGGAGGAGCCCAGGGCGCCGCCGTCCTTCCAGGACGTCAACCTGACGGCCTACCAGGCGTGGAAGCTGCGGCAGCAGAAACGTCTCGGCGAGGAGAACACCGATGAGATTCTGGAGCTGAGCCGCGGCGAGGACTCCGCCGCCATCAAACGGCGGCAAAGACGCGAGGAGATTCTGGAGCGCTCGAAGAAAACCTTGGAGGAAAGTCAGTCCCTGTGTGGGGACACAGAAAGCTGCGTCAGCGGTGGAACCATACCGCTGTCGGCTTTCTGGGCCGGAGCCGGCGTCACGGCACCGCCGAGTGTGGCCAACGACGACAACGTGTCCATGCTGAGCGGCAGATCGTCCGCTATCTCCTCGGTTTCACAGCCTCGAAGCACCAGGTACGCTCAGTCCGCTGTCCAAGCGGTGCCTCCGATCCTCCCGGTCCCAACGGTGCAAGGGCCTGGAGGGGAACCGATGGTGAACCTGGCCAGCATACAGAACTGGATCGCCAACGTTGTGACTGAAACGATCAAGCAGAAGCAAAGCGAGATGAGCCTGCCGCCGCCGTCCTGCGCCGGGTCTGAGCTCAGCTTCGGCGCAGCGCCGAGCATGCTAGCCGGCCGAGGCTTGGAGGATGACAGAGCCTCCTCGCTGAGCGGGGCGTCGTACTCCAGCGCTTTCTCCAAGGGCCGCGGCAGAGCAACGTCCGTCCTCTCGGGTCCGGCGTCGAGCAGCGTCTCCGGTCTGAGCGGGCGACACTCGACTATTGGTTCGGACGTAGGCTCCAAGAAAAGCAAGATCACCACCACCAGCGTTCCTCTCTTCAGCCTCTTCCAAGACCAGGTGAACCTCGGCAAACTGGATGCCATAGAGAAGGAGATCAAGTCCGAAATGAGGGGCAAAATGGAAACCTACGAAAAGAAGAAGATCCTGGAAGACAACAAACGCAGCACTCTGTACAAGAAAAAGAAGCCAAAGGAAGACGAGGACGAGGAACAGGACAGAAAGAGGAAAGAGGAGGAGTTTCTGgaggaaacaaagaagaaggagaagcCGAAGCGGAGTTACGGCCTTTCCGGCTGCCTGAATCTCAACCCGGCTTTGGAGAAAGACAGGAACACCAGCATCGACGACTGGCTAAAAAGCGTGAGGCCTCCTTCAAAGAAGTTGTCCTCGGCTGGCGAAGCCGATCCGTCTCAGGATCCGTACGACGATCTCGAAGCCTCCGCTTCCGAGTTTGACTTCTCGAGTCACAGAGGCTCCTATGCTGAAGAAGAAGACGATGAGGGAACGTTCGGCGTACCGTCCAGATATCAGCCGAGGTTCCAGGAAGATCCATCGAGCGACGATGCCGACTACTCCTGCAATGGCTTCACCCACAGGTTGAGCCGAGCAGGGAGATCCTACGGAGCCTACGAGGAGAGCGAGGAGGGAGCAGAGAGCTTCTCAGCCAGCAGGAGATCCGCTCGTCGTTCACGAAACGAGGGCAGCGAGACAGAAGGGAGCCGAAGGAGGACAGAGGAGGCTGCCGAAGACGAGGAGGACGACATCGCCACCTTCATCGCTCAAACCAGACAGAGGATCAGGGCCCGGGCGGCCGCGGAGGCCGAGGACGACGAGGTCCTGGCGGCATGGAGGGCCCAGCAGGAAGCAAAGTCCCAACGCCGAATCTTGGAACATGAAGAATGA
- the dusp27 gene encoding inactive dual specificity phosphatase 27 isoform X2: MELANESKERSDRTVPDGGKEEEEEETVRGVQAQYLRCPSPSFSTASDSRFSMISGSDAASIFMEPIHLSSAVAAKKIINEELPPRAVRTESIPESMLESAEQLMVEDLYNRVRDMIDDRSAYNTPCVLDIQRAMIQDRLESPINPVDEVWPNIYIAEKSVAVNKARLKRMGITHILNTAHGTGVYTNESFYAGMNIQYKGIEVDDFPDADIAAHFRPTAEFLDEALLTHKGKVLVVSMMGVSRPAILVASYLMIFQNMTIMEALTAIREKRAVNPNEGFLKQLREFNENLLEEREDDDETLSQCSVIDARARARIFGEAEGDDDDDETDKEEEQSMVGVKARSIMMEEEEDSESVMSSVASSAAAAALRSGLIQNGVQSQESGQQEIVLPDQTAREDGGEEDDDDGLDSMIREWQRRNERYQSDEWWEAQLNGEEEEDGGSVKKTKQEDGEAESVTSEDIRAVKERLKKRNKRASSDAMSTSSCTSYSDLWKQRLKEIEEQAAARYRKKEDEDGGESTATEGGHRNMDVEIDSILSDSSSMYNFCQKNKEKMTPLERWRVKRIQFGWNKKDREDGEKSSVADGEEEPRAPPSFQDVNLTAYQAWKLRQQKRLGEENTDEILELSRGEDSAAIKRRQRREEILERSKKTLEESQSLCGDTESCVSGGTIPLSAFWAGAGVTAPPSVANDDNVSMLSGRSSAISSVSQPRSTRYAQSAVQAVPPILPVPTVQGPGGEPMVNLASIQNWIANVVTETIKQKQSEMSLPPPSCAGSELSFGAAPSMLAGRGLEDDRASSLSGASYSSAFSKGRGRATSVLSGPASSSVSGLSGRHSTIGSDVGSKKSKITTTSVPLFSLFQDQVNLGKLDAIEKEIKSEMRGKMETYEKKKILEDNKRSTLYKKKKPKEDEDEEQDRKRKEEEFLEETKKKEKPKRSYGLSGCLNLNPALEKDRNTSIDDWLKSVRPPSKKLSSAGEADPSQDPYDDLEASASEFDFSSHRGSYAEEEDDEGTFGVPSRYQPRFQEDPSSDDADYSCNGFTHRLSRAGRSYGAYEESEEGAESFSASRRSARRSRNEGSETEGSRRRTEEAAEDEEDDIATFIAQTRQRIRARAAAEAEDDEVLAAWRAQQEAKSQRRILEHEE, encoded by the exons AGCTGCCGCCCCGGGCCGTCCGGACCGAGTCCATCCCAGAGTCCATGCTGGAGTCGGCCGAGCAGCTGATGGTGGAGGACCTCTACAACCGCGTCCGGGACATGATCGACGACCGCAGCGCCTACAACACCCCCTGCGTGCTGGACATCCAGAGAGCCATGATCCAGGACCGCCTGGAGTCTCCCATCAACCCCGTGGACGAGGTGTGGCCCAACATCTACATCGCTGAGAA ATCCGTCGCAGTGAACAAGGCCCGTCTGAAGAGAATGGGCATCACGCACATCCTGAACACCGCCCACGGCACCGGGGTCTACACCAACGAGTCCTTCTACGCCGGCATGAACATCCAGTACAAGGGGATCGAGGTGGACGACTTCCCTGACGCCGACATCGCCGCTCACTTCCGGCCCACGGCCGAGTTCCTGGACGAGGCTCTGCTCACGCACAAAG GAAAAGTCCTGGTCGTCTCCATGATGGGCGTCAGCCGGCCCGCCATTCTGGTGGCGTCCTACCTGATGATCTTCCAGAACATGACGATCATGGAGGCCCTGACCGCCATCCGGGAAAAACGCGCCGTCAACCCCAACGAGGGCTTCCTGAAGCAGCTGAGGGAGTTCAACGAGAACCTGCTGGAGGAGCGCGAGGACGACGACGAGACGCTCAGCCAGTGCTCCGTGATCGATGCTCGCGCCCGCGCCCGGATCTTCGGTGAGGCGGAAGGAGACGACGACGATGATGAGACGGATAAAGAGGAAGAGCAGAGCATGGTGGGGGTGAAGGCTCGGTCCAtcatgatggaggaggaggaggattcAGAGAGCGTGATGAGCAGCGTCGCTTCTTCTGCAGCGGCGGCGGCCCTCCGCAGTGGACTGATCCAGAACGGCGTTCAGAGCCAGGAGTCGGGTCAACAGGAGATAGTCCTGCCGGACCAGACGGCCAGGGAGGACGGAGGCGAGGAAGATGACGACGACGGCTTGGACAGCATGATCCGCGAGTGGCAGCGCAGAAATGAGCGGTACCAGAGCGATGAGTGGTGGGAGGCCCAGCTAAacggcgaggaggaggaggacggggGCTCTGTCAAGAAGACGAAGCAAGAAGACGGCGAAGCGGAGAGCGTCACCAGCGAGGACATACGAGCTGTTAAAGAGAGgctgaagaaaagaaacaagagagCGTCCTCGGACGCCATGTCCACCTCCAGCTGCACGAGCTACTCCGACCTTTGGAAGCAGCGTCTGAAAGAGATCGAGGAACAAGCCGCGGCTCGCTACCGCAAGAAAGAGGACGAGGACGGCGGCGAGAGCACGGCTACGGAGGGAGGACACAGGAACATGGACGTCGAAATCGACAGCATCCTCTCTGACTCCAGCTCCATGTACAACTTCTGCCAGAAGAACAAGGAGAAGATGACGCCTTTGGAGCGTTGGCGCGTCAAGAGGATCCAGTTTGGCTGGAACAAGAAGGACCGAGAGGACGGAGAGAAAAGCTCTGTGGCCGACGGCGAGGAGGAGCCCAGGGCGCCGCCGTCCTTCCAGGACGTCAACCTGACGGCCTACCAGGCGTGGAAGCTGCGGCAGCAGAAACGTCTCGGCGAGGAGAACACCGATGAGATTCTGGAGCTGAGCCGCGGCGAGGACTCCGCCGCCATCAAACGGCGGCAAAGACGCGAGGAGATTCTGGAGCGCTCGAAGAAAACCTTGGAGGAAAGTCAGTCCCTGTGTGGGGACACAGAAAGCTGCGTCAGCGGTGGAACCATACCGCTGTCGGCTTTCTGGGCCGGAGCCGGCGTCACGGCACCGCCGAGTGTGGCCAACGACGACAACGTGTCCATGCTGAGCGGCAGATCGTCCGCTATCTCCTCGGTTTCACAGCCTCGAAGCACCAGGTACGCTCAGTCCGCTGTCCAAGCGGTGCCTCCGATCCTCCCGGTCCCAACGGTGCAAGGGCCTGGAGGGGAACCGATGGTGAACCTGGCCAGCATACAGAACTGGATCGCCAACGTTGTGACTGAAACGATCAAGCAGAAGCAAAGCGAGATGAGCCTGCCGCCGCCGTCCTGCGCCGGGTCTGAGCTCAGCTTCGGCGCAGCGCCGAGCATGCTAGCCGGCCGAGGCTTGGAGGATGACAGAGCCTCCTCGCTGAGCGGGGCGTCGTACTCCAGCGCTTTCTCCAAGGGCCGCGGCAGAGCAACGTCCGTCCTCTCGGGTCCGGCGTCGAGCAGCGTCTCCGGTCTGAGCGGGCGACACTCGACTATTGGTTCGGACGTAGGCTCCAAGAAAAGCAAGATCACCACCACCAGCGTTCCTCTCTTCAGCCTCTTCCAAGACCAGGTGAACCTCGGCAAACTGGATGCCATAGAGAAGGAGATCAAGTCCGAAATGAGGGGCAAAATGGAAACCTACGAAAAGAAGAAGATCCTGGAAGACAACAAACGCAGCACTCTGTACAAGAAAAAGAAGCCAAAGGAAGACGAGGACGAGGAACAGGACAGAAAGAGGAAAGAGGAGGAGTTTCTGgaggaaacaaagaagaaggagaagcCGAAGCGGAGTTACGGCCTTTCCGGCTGCCTGAATCTCAACCCGGCTTTGGAGAAAGACAGGAACACCAGCATCGACGACTGGCTAAAAAGCGTGAGGCCTCCTTCAAAGAAGTTGTCCTCGGCTGGCGAAGCCGATCCGTCTCAGGATCCGTACGACGATCTCGAAGCCTCCGCTTCCGAGTTTGACTTCTCGAGTCACAGAGGCTCCTATGCTGAAGAAGAAGACGATGAGGGAACGTTCGGCGTACCGTCCAGATATCAGCCGAGGTTCCAGGAAGATCCATCGAGCGACGATGCCGACTACTCCTGCAATGGCTTCACCCACAGGTTGAGCCGAGCAGGGAGATCCTACGGAGCCTACGAGGAGAGCGAGGAGGGAGCAGAGAGCTTCTCAGCCAGCAGGAGATCCGCTCGTCGTTCACGAAACGAGGGCAGCGAGACAGAAGGGAGCCGAAGGAGGACAGAGGAGGCTGCCGAAGACGAGGAGGACGACATCGCCACCTTCATCGCTCAAACCAGACAGAGGATCAGGGCCCGGGCGGCCGCGGAGGCCGAGGACGACGAGGTCCTGGCGGCATGGAGGGCCCAGCAGGAAGCAAAGTCCCAACGCCGAATCTTGGAACATGAAGAATGA